The sequence GCCGGGAGACATCGCCCGCAATGAATAGCTGGCCTCTGACCAGGCTCCCGTCTCCGTTCATCAGGTCGAAGTACCACCACTCGATGTAGCGGCGATCTTTCAGGGGATGCCAGGCGTCGTCAGCCTGCCTGATTACCATCGATTCGGGAATCTCCCGATAAGTCTTCTCTTCGTAGAGTATCTTCGCCATGCTACCCTCCCTATACCGTTTTCCTGATTAGTATAGCGTTTTTAACAATAGTGGCGCATGTGGACCTTCAAAGTCGCCCGAACTTGACTATCGCCGTCAAACAGGCCTATCATGGCGGCTGAATGCCATGAGGAGACACTCCAGGCCTCTCTTGATAGCCATGCTGGCCTTGTCACCGATCCTGCTGGCAGGCTGCGGTGGTACCGCCGCTCCCAACCGCATCGCCGTCCTGGAAACAAGCATGGGCGTCATCAAGTTCGAGCTGTACGAAGACAAGGCCCCTATCACCACTGCCAACTTCATCAAGCTGGCCGAGAGCGGCTTCTACGACGGACTGATCTTCCACCGGGTAATCAAAGGTTTCGTCATTCAAACGGGTGACCCCAAAGGGACAGGGATGGGTGGATCAGAGCAAACCATTAAGCTGGAGATCAATAAGGATTTAAGCCACACCGACGGAGCTGTGGGCATGGCCAGGAGTTCTAATCGCGACAGCGCCTCATCCCAATTCTATATCTGCGACGGCGCTCAGCACGATCTGGACGGCAACTATGCCGTCTTTGGACAGGTCATCGAG comes from Chloroflexota bacterium and encodes:
- a CDS encoding peptidylprolyl isomerase, whose product is MRRHSRPLLIAMLALSPILLAGCGGTAAPNRIAVLETSMGVIKFELYEDKAPITTANFIKLAESGFYDGLIFHRVIKGFVIQTGDPKGTGMGGSEQTIKLEINKDLSHTDGAVGMARSSNRDSASSQFYICDGAQHDLDGNYAVFGQVIEGLDIVRAIAAVPIDVNKKPLQDVVMTRVSIESP